Genomic segment of uncultured Tolumonas sp.:
GCAATTGCGGCAAACGCGCCTGCCTCTTCCGGTGCAGTGATCATGGCCGGGGCGGCACCTAACGCCAATAACACATTCGCAGTAAATCCGGTGACCACATCATTGGTAATGACATGAGTGAGTGGTGAAGTGCGACGGAGACGCTCAAGATGTGTAGCTACAATGATGGCGGGTAACGCTTGCGACATAAGTCCTCCTTAACAATGGCAGACAAAATGCGCAGCAAAAAGGAGGACGGCAGTACCGTCGTGAGCTCCCTACGCTGGCATGATCCAGATCAGGTGCAACGGGTATTTCTCAGCTGATAAACAGCACCCCGGTCACGTTGAAGCTCATTCTGGTGGACGGCAACTATCAGTGTCAATCAATCAGTTTCATCACAGTGGTGATTTTTACTGCCAAACAGCCAAGTCGTTTACCGTTGGCTTAATGTTCCGGCATCCAGCTTTCACTGTTTTCCCACACATCCTGTACCAGCTCTTCGATCATGACTTTATCTTCCTTGCTGGCTTTACTGATCGACATCGACATGGCACTACCAGTGGCAACCCGGATACTGAGATCACTGAATTTAACCGTCAGTTGACGATTCAACTCATTTGCCAGGGCTTCTATGGTTTCCAGAGCAATACCGTGTTTTTTATCAATAATGATTTCTAAGCGCATGGAAAAGACCTCGGTTAAACACCAGATACTGTATTAATATACAGTTATCAAAAAATGAAATCCAGTCTGTTTATCCGCAAAAAAACACGTCTGTTAAGGTAAAATATATTTGTAATCTTAGTTAAATGATATCCGCTAATCTGCTGTTGAGTCCGCCCGCTCAGCCTTACTGTCAGTGGGCGGCCCAAAAGCTGTGCGTATTATCTGATTCCGTTAAAAACATTTTATAAATCAGCATATGGCTTGCTATTCCATGCTATTAATATTGCCAAGCAGAAATAGTCAAAGTATCGGGAAATAACAAATCAAACATGGCAAAGGATCGCTGCTGATGAGAACGTTGCGAGTGGTTATTACGCCTTCATCCCTCTGTGGATATCGTTAAAAGGGCGTCATATTGGATCGATATAACCATATATGTCTTCGAGCAACCTACAACGAGTGGATGAATGCTAAAATTTACAACGCAATGATCTATGAGTTGGCAGATGGAGTTATCGCAGGTCAAAATGACCCGATTGATGAGGTCATCAAAATGCTGAATCATCTCATTGTGGTAGATACTTTATGGCTTAAACGGTTTGCGATCCATCCAGCCAACTACAGCGCATTAGAATCCGTCTTATCGTTACCCACACCAGCCGATCTCGAACAAATCGTCTCGTCAAACATTCAGGAATTAGCCGAATTCCGACAATATCTGGATAAAATCATCTGTGAATGGGCGCACGCTATTACCAGAATCGATTTAGATCATCAGCTTTGTTATAAAAATACCCAAGGCATGATTACTAATCATAAATTTTTCAGTCTAATCATGTATTTCTTTAATTATCAGACGTTTATTCGCGAGAAAATATTAGCGTTGTTATTACAAGCCGATATAGATGTGGGAGCGACTGAGTTAGTGGTACCGATGCCGAGCGGAATTAATATCTGAGAAAAATAAAATGCAGAAAAGCAAAAACCCCGCCGAAGCGGGGTTTTCTAAATGTGGTCGGTGATAAAGGATTCGAACCTTTGACCCTCTGGTCCCAAACCAGATGCGCTACCGGGCTGCGCTAATCACCGATTTTGTCGCTTTTTCGTAAAGATTGGTGCGAAAGGAGGGACTCGAACCCTCACACCCGAAGGCACTAACACCTGAAGCTAGCGCGTCTACCAATTCCGCCACCTTCGCATCACTATTCTTTACTTTTAAATCTGGGGTGGCTAATGGGGCTCGAACCCACGACAACTGGAATCACAATCCAGGGCTCTACCAACTGAGCTATAGCCACCATTGCTATCTTGGAACTTCTCAGTTGAATCTATCAACGCTTGGTGCGCCCGACAGGATTCGAACCTGAGACCTTTGGCTCCGGAGGCCAACGCTCTATCCAGCTGAGCTACGGGCGCCTTGTCCTCAAGACGGGGCGAATATTAAGGGCAGATGAAAAACATGTCCAGTAATTTTAACAAAAAAATGTTTAGTTGCTGGAACTGTAATCAATCACTTACTAATAGGAATGGTTGTTGTTCAATTTTTGCTTGATCTGCAGGCCGATCAATTTACACTAGCCGAATTGAATGAACGTTCATTCATTTTTCCATTGGTGTAAAGATGTCACAACAGAAACCTGAATTGATCATGGCTCATGCCGAACAATTGTTTATCGACCATGGCTTTCATGGCACGTCGATGCAGATGATTGCTAAAGCCGCCGGCATTGCCGCTGGCACTGTGTATTTGCACTTCCCGAGTAAAGAGGTGTTGATCCGCCGGATTTACCGACGCGCTGTCACCGACATGCTGGAAAGTTTACTGAAAGTGTATGACCCGACGTTATGGCCATTTGAACAATATCGGTATTTCTGGCTCAACGCCTATCACGAACTGAAAGAAAAACAGAGTTTGGTGCACTTTAAAGATCTGTACGAACGTTCTCCTTTTTATAACGAAGATGATCGTGCATGGGCCGATGAACAATGGTTGCCCATCGAACAGTTTTTCCAAACAGGTATTGATAACGGCCTGTTTCGCAATATGCCTCCGTGCATGTTGGGCTATTTGAGTATTGGTTCCGTATTGAGTATTTCACAGACACAAAGGGTAACCCCTTTTGAGATGACTGCTGAGCTGGAAGAGCAACTGATCCAAGCTAGCTGGCGCGCCATTCTGGCGGATTAACCCCCGATAAAAGTATATAACGGAGAGCAGAATGAAAAAGTGGATGGTTATCATGTTACTGGTCGCGCTGTTGTTATTTGGCAGTGTGATTGGTTTTAACTTTTATAAATTTGCCCAGATGGGTAAAGCAATGGCCAGCAAGCCAGCCCCCGTATTCCCAGTAACGACCTTGGCAATAAAAGGCACCGATTGGGCACCAACACTGGAAGCGATTGGTTTCATTGAGCCTAATCAAGGTCTGGATATTGGCACCCAAGTCGCAGGTTCAGTTGATAAGATCACCTTTGAATCAGGCCAGAAAGTAAAAAAAGGCACTTTATTGATGTCTTTGAATACTGATGTTGAGCGCGCCAATCTGAAAAGTACGCAAGGCAAAATGCCTGCCGCCAAAGCCAACTACGAACGTATGCGTAGTCTATATGCCAAAGGTGGTGTATCGAAGGGTAATCTCGACGATGCACAAGCCGAATATCTGGCGTTAGAAGGACAAATCGACTCGCTGCAGGCCACGATTGATCGGATGAACATCCGCGCGCCATTCAATGGTCAGGTGGGTCTACGCAACGTGTTCCTCGGCCAATATCTGAAAGCTGGCGACAACATCGTGCGCTTAGAAGATACCTCGGTCATGAAGATCCGCTTTACTATTGCCCAGACAGAATTGGCGAAAATTAAAGTTGGTCAGCAGTTAGATATCTTTGTCGATGCCTATCCACAACGCCCGTTCAAAGGCACGATTGCGGCGATTGAGCCGATTGTGAAACAACTCTCTGGGGTGGTGGAAGTGCAGGCTGCGATTCCAAATGCCGAAAGTCAGTTACGTTCTGGCATGTACGCTAAAGTGCAAGTCTTGCTGCCAGTGCAACAACAACAGGTGGTGATCCCACAAACTGCGGTGAATTTCACGCTGTATGGTCAAACCGTCTATGTGGTTGAAGATGGTAAAGATGCCAAAGGCCAACCGGTTAAAATTGCAAAACAGACCGTGGTTAATGTCGCGGAACGTGATGCTGATGTAGCACATGTCGTGAGCGGTCTGAAAGTCGGCGATGTGGTTGTCACTTCCGGCCAAATCCGTTTATCTAATGGTAGTCAGGTAAAAGCCGTGGAAGATAACACACTGGCTAAACCGGCTACTGTGCCTGCACTGTAACGGAGCTGAGCATGCGATTTACTGATCTCTTTATCAGGCGGCCCGTGTTGGCCGTCACAATTAGTCTGATGATGGTGTTATTCGGGTTGGAAGCCTTGCGTGGCATGGCGATCCGCGAATATCCGAAAGTCACCAACACTGTTATTACCGTAACGACAAACTATTACGGCGCCAGTGCCGATGTTATTCAAGGGTTTATCACCCAGCCCGTTGAGCAAGCCATTGCTCAGGCAGAAAATATCGACTATATGACGTCAAGCAGTCAGTTAGGGCGTTCAACGATCACGGTTAACATGCGTCTGAACACCAATCCAAATGCGGCACTCGCGGATGTATTGGCAAAAGTTAACTCGGTTCGTTCACAACTGCCGAAGGAAGCGGATGATCCATCGATCACCTCCTCGACCGGTAGTAACACCTCGATTGTGTATATCGCGTTTTCCAGTGCGGTGCTGAACTCGTCTCAGCTGACCGATTATCTGGAACGTGTGATCAAACCACAGCTGTTTACCGTACCAGGGGTGGCGAAAGTTAACCTGTATGGTGGTACGCAGTTTGCGATGCGTATTTGGTTAGATCCGTTGAAAATGGGTGCTTATAACCTCTCCTCCTCGCAGGTAATGTCAGTTCTGCAATCTAACAACTATCAGTCGGCTCCAGGTCAGGCGACGGGTTATTTTGTGTTGTATAACGCGGAAGCCGATACCCAGGTGAATAGCACCCAACAGCTGGAAGATCTGGTCGTTGCCAGCCATGATGGTGCGGTGATCCGGGTACGCGACATCGCTAAAGTCACGCTGGAGAAAAACCACGACCAATATCGCGCGCTGGCCAATGGTAAAGAAGCGGTGATCGTCGCGGTTGACTCATCCCCTTCCGCTAACCCGTTAGATATTGCGGCGAGCGTGCGTAAATTACTGCCTGAGTTCCAGCAAAACTTGCCTAACACCATGAGCATGAAATTGCTGTATGACTCAACACAAGCGATCAATGAATCCATCAAGGAAGTATTGAAAACCATCGTGGAAGCCGCCGCGATTGTTTTGGTGGTGATTGCGCTGTTCCTGGGTTCGATGCGCGCGGTCGTGATCCCCATCATCACCATTCCATTATCGTTGGTTGGTGTGGTGATGTTGATGCAGATGTTTGGTTTCTCCATCAATTTGATCACGCTGCTGGCGATGGTGCTGGCGATCGGTCTGGTGGTCGATGACGCGATCGTGGTGGTGGAAAACGTCGATCGACACATCAAAGCCGGTGAAAGCCCATTCCGTGCCGCGATCATTGGAACACGCGAAATTGCCAGCCCGGTTATTACAATGACCATCACGCTGGCGGCAGTGTATACCCCGATCGCATTGATGGGTGGTGTAACCGGTTCGATCTTTAAAGAGTTCGCGCTGACCCTCGCAGGTGCAGTGTTTATCTCCGGGGTTATCGCACTGACATTGTCACCCATGATGTGTGCAGTGATGTTAAAACCACACGTCAACCCGAACCGGTTTGAACGTGGTGTCGAAAACACGTTGAACTCTGTAACGGCCGTTTACAGCCGAATTCTGGATAAGGTGATGACCCGTCGTCCGGTCATCATCGTGTTCGGTGTTATCGTGTTAGCAGTAATGCCGCTGCTGTTTAAACTGATCCCTGCCGAACTGGCACCGTCAGAAGACCGCGGTGCGTATCTGATGATGGCTAAGGCGCCAAACACGGCCAACCTTGACTATATTCAAAACAATATGGCCGCCGTGGGTGATACATTGATGAAAGATCCGGCCATGTCGACCAACTTGGCGCTGGCGGGTATTCCCAACAGTAACCAGGGCCTTGGCATCGCGATCTTAAAACCGTGGAGTGAGCGTGAAAAAGCACCTGTCGTGGTCGCTCGCACCAACGCGGCATTACAAAATATGCCGGGCGTGGCGATCAGTTCGTTCCAGTTCCCGGAACTGCCTGGAGCCGGCGGTGGTTTGCCATTACAGCTGGTGATCACCACACCGAACGAATTCCGCAGCTTGTTTGAAGTGGCAAGTGATGCGCTGGCGAAAATCAAAACCAATCATCAGTTCGTTTACACCGACCTCGATCTCGCTTTTGATTCCGCCACCATGCACATTAAGATCAACCGAGATAAAGCCGGCGCGTATGGCGTAACGATGCAAGACATTGGAGCTACGCTGAGTGCCATGATGGGTGACGGTAACGTCAACCGCGTGTCACTAAATGGTCGTAGTTATGAGGTGATCCCACAGGTTGAACGTCAGTTCCGTCTCAATCCTGAATCACTCAAACACTATTACGTGCAAGCAGCCAACGGGCAGTCCATTCCACTCAATAATCTGGTGTCGATCGAGCTGAAAAGTGAGATCCGGTCATTACCTCATTACAACCAGTTGAACTCAGCCACGATTGGTATCGTACCAATTATGCCGATGGGCGATGCCGTTAAATGGTTGGAAGAAAACGTGGTATCTGCATTACCGCAAGGTTATCAGCACGATTATATGGGTGAAGCGCGTCAGTATGTGCAGGAAGGTAATGCGCTGATGTATACCTTCATGTTGGCACTGTGTGTAATTTTCTTAGTGTTAGCAGCCCAGTTTGAAAGCTGGCGTGACCCGCTGGTGATCATGATGTCGGTGCCACTGGCGATTAGTGGTGCATTGGTCGCGCTGGCGTGGGGTTTATCGACCATGAACATCTACACCGAAGTGGGGATCATCACGCTGGTCGGGCTGATTAGTAAACACGGGATTTTGATCTGCGAAGTAGCCCGTGAACAGCAGTTGTTGAAAGGCCTGAGCAAAATGGATGCGGTGAAAATCGCGGCACGCGTGCGGTTACGTCCGATCCTGATGACAACCGCAGCGATGGTGACCGGTTTATTACCACTGTTAGGCGCAATAGGCGCTGGTGCCTTGAGCCGTTTCAGTATCGGTATTGTGATCGTCGCCGGTCTGACCATCGGTACATTCTTTACGCTGTTTGTACTGCCGGTGATTTATACCTTTGTCGGTAAAACACATAAACCATTACAGGAATTTGACGAGTCTGTCGCGCCATTGGCGTTGCATGATCACGACTAATTCTGGTTTGCCTAGATAAAACAAAAGCCCGTCCATGAATATGGATGGGCTTTTTTCTGGGTATTAAATCAGGGAAATCAGGAAAGGATGGCCGGATGATAAATAAGTGAACCGTCGATGGCTGGGATGCCATCGCCGAGCGCCCATGGATGGGTTTACCGCGTGTTCACGTTTTATTGTCCGGTCGTCCTTTTACAATCCAAATCTAATTCTTATAACTCAATGTTACTTGATAGCGATACGTTCCCGCCCCCAACTGGTAATCGGTATGTACACTCGGACTCCATGAATCATCACCACCGACGCCCATATGGAAGCCATCCAGATGCAGAAATAGGCCTTTCTCCGCTTGTAGCTGATATTGGTAGCGCGTATTGGCTAAGTTCGCCGTGCTATAAGCACTGACACGGAAATGGAATAAACCACTCACGTGTAAACCACCCAGCTGGAGATCACTAGTATCACAACGCAGACCATTTTCACACGGGAAAATATATGGCGTATGCAATTCAGCTAAAGGCAATTGCCAGTCACCAATGTGCGCCGAAGCCTGTCGATCAGGGTAGTTTTCATGTGGCCCACGACCAAACCACTGCACCTGTTCGCTCTGCTCGTCGAGATGCAACAGCACGCCAATCCGCGCCAATGACGGTAAACCTTCAGCTACATCGGTGGTCAAATCGAGCTTCAGCCCACCTTGTGCCGTGAAGTGATAGGTCCAGTGCGAACGCAGTAGCAATTTGTCCTGATGGAAATGACCGCGTTCCACCTGAATGATCACGCCTTCCAGCCCCTGATAAGCATGGACTGAGAAACAACGGCTCTGCAGCTGATTTAACCCCGCCGCTTGCCAACGGGCAATATACGCATTCGGATCATCCTGATCGGCTTCGCTGGCACCGATATCATTATCAATCGGCGCGCGAACAAATTGCTCTTTAAGCGGCGATAACAGCAGTGAACGTTTTCCCGTCAGCCATTCGGTCAACAAGCCTGATTTTTTCTCCAGACTCCAACTCTGCTCACCCCATACCACCTGCCAGCAACTGCCGTTATCCACTAAGGATGGTTTGATGCCAGCACCATTCAATTCCACTTTCGGTAAAGCAAATGCCACCGGCAGCGGCCACTGCTCTTTCGCCACCGCAAACCCGGCTTCAGCCCACGGTGTCTCGTTCAATACATGCACCGAGACATCTAACCACGCTTCGGCACCAACCTGCAGTTGCGGTAATTGCTCACTTAAGGTCAGCGTGATGCGCCCTTCCGGCCCGACCGACAGATCTTGTTCACCAAACGCTTTCAACTCACCTTGCTGCATGATCTGCCAGCGCAGCTGCTCATTGTCGGAATGGCGGAACAGATATTCACTGCTGACTTCGATAGTCAACGGCGTGGTTGAGAGCAGCTTAAACTGGAAGAATTGCTGCGCTTTTTGCACTTCATACAATGACGGGTGCGGCGTGCGATCGGGGAAAAACACCCCATTCAGGCAGAACTGACGATCATTCGGCGTGTCACCAAAATCACCGCCATAGGCCCAGTATGTTTGCCCTTCTGGGCTGACGCGACGAATACCTTGGTCGACAAAATCCCAGATAAAACCGCCCTGCAAACGCGGATATTGCCGGAACGCCTGCCAGTAACGGGCAAAACCGCCGAGGCTGTTGTTCATCGCATGCGCATATTCACATAAGATCAATGGACGATCTTCACCTGGCATGCCAACCCATTTTTTGATCGACCATTTTGGTACTGCGGGGAACGGCTGATCCTCGTCAACTCGTGCATACATCGGGCAAACAATATCAGTCGCCGCACTGTTTGCACCACCGCCTTCGTATTGCACCGGGCGGCTTGGATCGCGCGCTTTGATCCAGCTGTACATGCTGTCGTGCACCGCGCCATGGCCCGACTCATTGCCCAGCGACCAGATGATGATCGAGGCATGGTTGTAATCACGTTCCACCATACGGGTAACGCGTTCGTGGAATGCACCGGCCCAGAACGGATCATCCGACAAGCGGCGCATCGGGATCATGCCGTGGGTTTCAATATTCGCTTCATCTACCACATACAGACCAAGGCGATCGCACAACTGATACCAGTACGGATGGTTCGGGTAATGCGAGGCACGCACGGCGTTGAAGTTATACCGTTTCATCAACAGCACGTCTTGCAGCATGTCTTCCGGACGCACCGCCTGCCCGCGATCTTGGTGGAATTCATGGCGATTAGTGCCACGGATCAATACCGCCTTGCCGTTCACCAACAGCAGGCCGTTTTTAATCTCTACGCTGCGAAAACCGATGTCATACGCTTCGGCTTCCACCAGCGCACCGTCGTTGGTTTCCAGCGCCACCACCAAACGGTAAAGATTAGGCACTTCCGCCGACCACTGGCGTGGCTCTTTCACTGGCAAACTCAATAACACGCGATCATGATAAACACCGCGTTCATCAATCGCGGTAGTGCCAATCGCACGGCGCTCACACAAGATGGCCTCATCGCCGTCATACAACCAAATCGCCACACGATGGGCGGGAATATCACCGGCCACATCGACAGTCAGATGCAGTTGTGCATCGCGGTAACAGGCATCCAACTCGGGGCGCGCCTGCACATTCACCAAGCGAGTTTCCGGTTTATGCAGCAAGGTCACATCACGGAAAATCCCGCTCATGCGCCACATATCCTGATCTTCCAGATAGCTGCCATCTGACCAGCGCAGCACTAACACCGCCAGCCGGTTGCTGCCGGCCTGCAGATATGGCGTTAAATCAAATTCCGCCGGTAAACGGCTGTCTTGCGAATAACCCACCCACTGCCCGTTACACCACAAATAAAACGCCGAATTCACACCATCAAAAATAATGCGTGTCTGACCTTGGCTACGCCAATCATCAGCCACCTCAAATGTGGTGGAATAACAGCCGGTTGGATTCTCTTTCGGTACAAACGGTGGGTTACAGGGGAACGGGTATTTCAGATTGGTATAAATCGGAATGTCATAACCCTGCATCTGCCAATTGGATGGCACCGGCAGCGGCTGACTATCCGATAAATCGGTATCTACCCACACATCCGGCACTAACTCAGGTGCAGCAAAATAACTGAATTGCCAGTCACCATTCAGGCTGATTTTGGCAGAAGAGGCCGCATCCTGACGCGCCGCATCCAGATCGCGCCAGCTGCTTTGCGGGGTATGAGCCGCTAATCGATGAATAGACGTAACGGTCGGATTTTCCCAATCACGACGCGACAAATACTGAGCAAGTTGCATAAACACTCCTCTTGATGGCCATTTTTTCTCATCGCATCCACGAATACAGAATCGCGATGTAACACAATAAAACCATCATAAAGAGCGCGAAGGAAAGTGGCCGCCTGATTTATTCGATGACGTGATCACCATCATAAAATAGATGTAATCGATTACACAAAAACACTAAAAAAGGGGGATTTAACTTCCCCCTTTCCAATACTCATGAATGGATCGACAGATCGAGCTCTGGTAATTGCGCATCAATCAGTTTATGCCATAACGCAACTACAGCGGCTCTTTCCGCCTGTAATTCCTGACCATCGATGATGCGGGTGATACCAGACAGCGTGCAACGATGCGCGCGATCACGGATCGCCAGATAAGCTTTTTTCAGTGTAATCGATTCCTCATCAGTCAACAGGCCGGCCGCGACACATGATTCAAAAATCCGCACATTATCCGACCAGCGCGTTAATAAAACCGGTTGTTGTTGCGCGTAGGCCAGCACCAGAAACTGGGCAATAAACTCGATTTCGTTCATGCCCCCAGCACCCTGTTTTAAATCAAACTGCTCGGCAGTGCCACGCAGCAGGTGCTTGCGCATCTTGTCGCGCATATCGACCACTGATTTCGCCAGTGTGTGGATCTCGCGCGGCTGACTCAATACCGCCGCACGAACCCGTTCAAAGTCGGCCAGTAAGCTCTCATCACCATATACCGCGCGCGAACGCACCAGCGCCTGATGCTCCCAGACCCACGCTTCATGCAGCAAATATTGCTCATAAGCCGCCACCGATGACACTAACATGCCAGAATCACCAGACGGGCGCAGCCGCATATCGACTTCATACAACATGCCCGATGGCGTACGGGCGCTAAACAGGTGAATGATTTTCTGCGCTAAGCGCACGTAAAACTGCCGCACATTGACCGGTTTATCACCCACGGTGTAACCATCGTGATCGCCGCCATGCAGGAACACCAAATCCAGATCGGAGCCATAGCCCAGCTCAATGCCACCCAGCTTGCCATACGCAATCACGGCAAAATTTTTCTCACCCGTTTTGGCGGTCAACAGCGGCACACCATGCTTCGCAGTTAGCTGAGCCCATGCCTGATTAACCACTTCCGTCAACAATCCTTCTGCCAGCCAGGTCAGATGATCACTCACCTTCATCAGCGGTAACGCGCCGGCGATATCCGCCGCCACAATTTTTAGCAATTGGATCTGCTTGAACTGTCGCAGCGCTTCCATCTGCTGCTCAACATCATCTTCCGGCACGCGCAGCAGATATTGGCGTAACTCATCTCGATATTGATCAAGCGGGGTTGGGTTATACAGCTGCGCCGGATCGAGTAATTCATCCAGCAGTACCGGATAACGCGCCAACTGTTCCGCCACCAGCGGGGTCGCCGCGCACAGCTTCAACAGCTGTTTCAGCGCACCGGGGTTTTCCGCCAGCAATTGCAGGTAGGCCGAACGGGTGGCGATATGCAGTAATATTTTGCGGATCCGGCTCAACAGCTCGGTCGGTGCCGCATCTTGCACCAGCTGACTCAGCAACCGTGGCATCAGTTTGCCTAATGCCTCCCGCCCTTGCGGGCCGATCGGGCGGTGCAGACATTCGTCACGTAATTGCGTTAACTCAGTAGCTAACTTCTCCGCTTCCACCACATTTTGCTGTTGCAGCAGTGGTACGAGATCATCGGCAGGCAGATGACTGTGCCACATATCCTGCCAAATGGAAGGGACATCAGATTCTTGTTCTTCTTGCTCGCCAATCACTTGCCGGAACAGCTGACTGATCGATACCAACACCCGCTCTAGGGCTTGTGCAAAAGCATCCCAAGTGGCATAACCCATCGCCACCGTCAGCCGCAGCCGATCGCGATCGTTATCCGGTAAGGTCTGGGTTTGCTGATCGGCAATTTCCTGCAGAATGTTTTCGACGCGACGTAAATACCGGTAGCCGGAAAAGAGTGTCGAATATTCTTCATCGCTCAGCACATGGTGTTGCTGTAAGGCTTTTAACGCTGCGGGCATATGCCGCACCTGCAACCCAGGTTCGCGCCCGCCCCGAATCAGCTGATGTGCCTGCACAATAAACTCGACGTCGCGGATACCGCCCGCTCCCAGCTTAATGTTGTCGGTTAAGCCTTTGCGCCGCACTTCCGCGACAATCATGGCTTTCATTTTGCGCAGCGCATCAATGGCGCCAAAATCGACATAGCGACGATAAATGAACGGTTTCAGCATCTGCATCAGATAACGGCCATCGTCATTGTCCGGCCCCATCAGACGCGCCTTCACCATGGCGTAACGCTCCC
This window contains:
- a CDS encoding DinI-like family protein — its product is MRLEIIIDKKHGIALETIEALANELNRQLTVKFSDLSIRVATGSAMSMSISKASKEDKVMIEELVQDVWENSESWMPEH
- a CDS encoding TetR/AcrR family transcriptional regulator codes for the protein MSQQKPELIMAHAEQLFIDHGFHGTSMQMIAKAAGIAAGTVYLHFPSKEVLIRRIYRRAVTDMLESLLKVYDPTLWPFEQYRYFWLNAYHELKEKQSLVHFKDLYERSPFYNEDDRAWADEQWLPIEQFFQTGIDNGLFRNMPPCMLGYLSIGSVLSISQTQRVTPFEMTAELEEQLIQASWRAILAD
- a CDS encoding efflux RND transporter periplasmic adaptor subunit, which produces MKKWMVIMLLVALLLFGSVIGFNFYKFAQMGKAMASKPAPVFPVTTLAIKGTDWAPTLEAIGFIEPNQGLDIGTQVAGSVDKITFESGQKVKKGTLLMSLNTDVERANLKSTQGKMPAAKANYERMRSLYAKGGVSKGNLDDAQAEYLALEGQIDSLQATIDRMNIRAPFNGQVGLRNVFLGQYLKAGDNIVRLEDTSVMKIRFTIAQTELAKIKVGQQLDIFVDAYPQRPFKGTIAAIEPIVKQLSGVVEVQAAIPNAESQLRSGMYAKVQVLLPVQQQQVVIPQTAVNFTLYGQTVYVVEDGKDAKGQPVKIAKQTVVNVAERDADVAHVVSGLKVGDVVVTSGQIRLSNGSQVKAVEDNTLAKPATVPAL
- a CDS encoding multidrug efflux RND transporter permease subunit — its product is MRFTDLFIRRPVLAVTISLMMVLFGLEALRGMAIREYPKVTNTVITVTTNYYGASADVIQGFITQPVEQAIAQAENIDYMTSSSQLGRSTITVNMRLNTNPNAALADVLAKVNSVRSQLPKEADDPSITSSTGSNTSIVYIAFSSAVLNSSQLTDYLERVIKPQLFTVPGVAKVNLYGGTQFAMRIWLDPLKMGAYNLSSSQVMSVLQSNNYQSAPGQATGYFVLYNAEADTQVNSTQQLEDLVVASHDGAVIRVRDIAKVTLEKNHDQYRALANGKEAVIVAVDSSPSANPLDIAASVRKLLPEFQQNLPNTMSMKLLYDSTQAINESIKEVLKTIVEAAAIVLVVIALFLGSMRAVVIPIITIPLSLVGVVMLMQMFGFSINLITLLAMVLAIGLVVDDAIVVVENVDRHIKAGESPFRAAIIGTREIASPVITMTITLAAVYTPIALMGGVTGSIFKEFALTLAGAVFISGVIALTLSPMMCAVMLKPHVNPNRFERGVENTLNSVTAVYSRILDKVMTRRPVIIVFGVIVLAVMPLLFKLIPAELAPSEDRGAYLMMAKAPNTANLDYIQNNMAAVGDTLMKDPAMSTNLALAGIPNSNQGLGIAILKPWSEREKAPVVVARTNAALQNMPGVAISSFQFPELPGAGGGLPLQLVITTPNEFRSLFEVASDALAKIKTNHQFVYTDLDLAFDSATMHIKINRDKAGAYGVTMQDIGATLSAMMGDGNVNRVSLNGRSYEVIPQVERQFRLNPESLKHYYVQAANGQSIPLNNLVSIELKSEIRSLPHYNQLNSATIGIVPIMPMGDAVKWLEENVVSALPQGYQHDYMGEARQYVQEGNALMYTFMLALCVIFLVLAAQFESWRDPLVIMMSVPLAISGALVALAWGLSTMNIYTEVGIITLVGLISKHGILICEVAREQQLLKGLSKMDAVKIAARVRLRPILMTTAAMVTGLLPLLGAIGAGALSRFSIGIVIVAGLTIGTFFTLFVLPVIYTFVGKTHKPLQEFDESVAPLALHDHD
- a CDS encoding beta-galactosidase, with amino-acid sequence MQLAQYLSRRDWENPTVTSIHRLAAHTPQSSWRDLDAARQDAASSAKISLNGDWQFSYFAAPELVPDVWVDTDLSDSQPLPVPSNWQMQGYDIPIYTNLKYPFPCNPPFVPKENPTGCYSTTFEVADDWRSQGQTRIIFDGVNSAFYLWCNGQWVGYSQDSRLPAEFDLTPYLQAGSNRLAVLVLRWSDGSYLEDQDMWRMSGIFRDVTLLHKPETRLVNVQARPELDACYRDAQLHLTVDVAGDIPAHRVAIWLYDGDEAILCERRAIGTTAIDERGVYHDRVLLSLPVKEPRQWSAEVPNLYRLVVALETNDGALVEAEAYDIGFRSVEIKNGLLLVNGKAVLIRGTNRHEFHQDRGQAVRPEDMLQDVLLMKRYNFNAVRASHYPNHPYWYQLCDRLGLYVVDEANIETHGMIPMRRLSDDPFWAGAFHERVTRMVERDYNHASIIIWSLGNESGHGAVHDSMYSWIKARDPSRPVQYEGGGANSAATDIVCPMYARVDEDQPFPAVPKWSIKKWVGMPGEDRPLILCEYAHAMNNSLGGFARYWQAFRQYPRLQGGFIWDFVDQGIRRVSPEGQTYWAYGGDFGDTPNDRQFCLNGVFFPDRTPHPSLYEVQKAQQFFQFKLLSTTPLTIEVSSEYLFRHSDNEQLRWQIMQQGELKAFGEQDLSVGPEGRITLTLSEQLPQLQVGAEAWLDVSVHVLNETPWAEAGFAVAKEQWPLPVAFALPKVELNGAGIKPSLVDNGSCWQVVWGEQSWSLEKKSGLLTEWLTGKRSLLLSPLKEQFVRAPIDNDIGASEADQDDPNAYIARWQAAGLNQLQSRCFSVHAYQGLEGVIIQVERGHFHQDKLLLRSHWTYHFTAQGGLKLDLTTDVAEGLPSLARIGVLLHLDEQSEQVQWFGRGPHENYPDRQASAHIGDWQLPLAELHTPYIFPCENGLRCDTSDLQLGGLHVSGLFHFRVSAYSTANLANTRYQYQLQAEKGLFLHLDGFHMGVGGDDSWSPSVHTDYQLGAGTYRYQVTLSYKN